In Bombus huntii isolate Logan2020A chromosome 9, iyBomHunt1.1, whole genome shotgun sequence, a single window of DNA contains:
- the LOC126869461 gene encoding lysophosphatidylserine lipase ABHD12 isoform X1: MQTTYLLLAALLPFAVHDIWYARIYLFWIMKVSIITYLIIFGLLPIIFHYSYTIQKKILFLNFVQWPLNVDFSKPELVGMKGTRNFYLQTDQQVKIGLWQILPQSLLNDSIITTDDDYETMLKNAKRPIFLYMHGNSGNRASNHRLELYKLFQSLDYHVVCFDYRGYGDSEEAELSEIGVVSDSKYVLEWLLKIVNGTAPVFVWGHSLGTGVSVHVLALLATEKVQPAGLFLESPFNNIADELSEHPLSQIFKHLPWFHWVIVEPFYDNYLRFESDKHIEKIQCPIMILHAEDDNIVPFALGEKLFKAAINYHGNDTNRVQMTRIDATHGFGHKYICRYKNLPNIIKSFVHEVRKNQTD; encoded by the exons ATGCAGACAACTTATCTACTATTAGCTGCACTGTTACCTTTCGCCGTTCATGATATTTGGTATGCAAGAAT ATACTTATTTTGGATCATGAAAGTATCAATAATCACATATCTTATTATATTTGGGCTTCTGCCTATTATATTTCACTACTCATATACCATACAAAAGaagattctttttttaaattttg TGCAATGGCCACTTAATGTAGATTTTTCGAAACCAGAATTAGTTGGAATGAAAGGAACAAGAAACTTTTATTTACAGACTGATCAACAAGTAAAAATAGGACTATG GCAAATATTACCTCAGTCTTTACTAAATGATTCAATTATTACAACTGATGATGATTATGAAACTATGTTAAAAAATGCTAAACGACCAATTTTCCTTTATATGCATGGTAATAGCGGTAATAGAGCAAGCAATCATCGTTTAGAATTATATAAACTTTTCCAGAGTTTAGATTATCATGTTGTATGTTTTGATTATAGAG GTTATGGTGATAGTGAAGAAGCAGAACTTTCTGAAATAGGTGTAGTTAGTGATAGTAAATATGTACTTGAATGGttattaaaaatagtaaatgGTACAGCTCCTGTTTTTGTATGGGGACATTCATTAGGAACTGG aGTTTCAGTTCATGTATTGGCATTATTAGCAACAGAAAAAGTTCAGCCTGCAGGTTTATTCTTGGAATCACCATTTAATAATATAGCAGATGAATTAAGTGAACATCCTTTATCACAG atatttaaacatttaccATGGTTCCATTGGGTGATTGTTGAACCGTTTTATGATAATTATCTCCGTTTTGAATCTGATAAACACATAGAAAAAATCCAATGTCCTATTATGATATTGCATGCAGAAGATGATAATATTGTTCCATTTGCTTTAGGTGAAAAG TTATTTAAAGCGGCAATAAATTATCATGGAAACGACACAAATCGCGTTCAGATGACAAGGATTGATGCAACACATGGTTTTggacataaatatatatgtcgtTATAAAAACTTACCTAATATAATTAA atCATTTGTACACGAGGTACGTAAAAATCAGactgattaa
- the LOC126869461 gene encoding lysophosphatidylserine lipase ABHD12 isoform X3 — protein sequence MVYWLPKKRFKKRYLFWIMKVSIITYLIIFGLLPIIFHYSYTIQKKILFLNFVQWPLNVDFSKPELVGMKGTRNFYLQTDQQVKIGLWQILPQSLLNDSIITTDDDYETMLKNAKRPIFLYMHGNSGNRASNHRLELYKLFQSLDYHVVCFDYRGYGDSEEAELSEIGVVSDSKYVLEWLLKIVNGTAPVFVWGHSLGTGVSVHVLALLATEKVQPAGLFLESPFNNIADELSEHPLSQIFKHLPWFHWVIVEPFYDNYLRFESDKHIEKIQCPIMILHAEDDNIVPFALGEKLFKAAINYHGNDTNRVQMTRIDATHGFGHKYICRYKNLPNIIKSFVHEVRKNQTD from the exons atgGTATATTGGCTACCAAAGAAACGTTTTAAAAAGAG ATACTTATTTTGGATCATGAAAGTATCAATAATCACATATCTTATTATATTTGGGCTTCTGCCTATTATATTTCACTACTCATATACCATACAAAAGaagattctttttttaaattttg TGCAATGGCCACTTAATGTAGATTTTTCGAAACCAGAATTAGTTGGAATGAAAGGAACAAGAAACTTTTATTTACAGACTGATCAACAAGTAAAAATAGGACTATG GCAAATATTACCTCAGTCTTTACTAAATGATTCAATTATTACAACTGATGATGATTATGAAACTATGTTAAAAAATGCTAAACGACCAATTTTCCTTTATATGCATGGTAATAGCGGTAATAGAGCAAGCAATCATCGTTTAGAATTATATAAACTTTTCCAGAGTTTAGATTATCATGTTGTATGTTTTGATTATAGAG GTTATGGTGATAGTGAAGAAGCAGAACTTTCTGAAATAGGTGTAGTTAGTGATAGTAAATATGTACTTGAATGGttattaaaaatagtaaatgGTACAGCTCCTGTTTTTGTATGGGGACATTCATTAGGAACTGG aGTTTCAGTTCATGTATTGGCATTATTAGCAACAGAAAAAGTTCAGCCTGCAGGTTTATTCTTGGAATCACCATTTAATAATATAGCAGATGAATTAAGTGAACATCCTTTATCACAG atatttaaacatttaccATGGTTCCATTGGGTGATTGTTGAACCGTTTTATGATAATTATCTCCGTTTTGAATCTGATAAACACATAGAAAAAATCCAATGTCCTATTATGATATTGCATGCAGAAGATGATAATATTGTTCCATTTGCTTTAGGTGAAAAG TTATTTAAAGCGGCAATAAATTATCATGGAAACGACACAAATCGCGTTCAGATGACAAGGATTGATGCAACACATGGTTTTggacataaatatatatgtcgtTATAAAAACTTACCTAATATAATTAA atCATTTGTACACGAGGTACGTAAAAATCAGactgattaa
- the LOC126869461 gene encoding lysophosphatidylserine lipase ABHD12 isoform X2, producing MCNNYYLNCKYMHQSPIQLIRYLFWIMKVSIITYLIIFGLLPIIFHYSYTIQKKILFLNFVQWPLNVDFSKPELVGMKGTRNFYLQTDQQVKIGLWQILPQSLLNDSIITTDDDYETMLKNAKRPIFLYMHGNSGNRASNHRLELYKLFQSLDYHVVCFDYRGYGDSEEAELSEIGVVSDSKYVLEWLLKIVNGTAPVFVWGHSLGTGVSVHVLALLATEKVQPAGLFLESPFNNIADELSEHPLSQIFKHLPWFHWVIVEPFYDNYLRFESDKHIEKIQCPIMILHAEDDNIVPFALGEKLFKAAINYHGNDTNRVQMTRIDATHGFGHKYICRYKNLPNIIKSFVHEVRKNQTD from the exons ATGtgcaataattattatttaaattgtaaatatatgcATCAATCTCCTATACAATTAATAag ATACTTATTTTGGATCATGAAAGTATCAATAATCACATATCTTATTATATTTGGGCTTCTGCCTATTATATTTCACTACTCATATACCATACAAAAGaagattctttttttaaattttg TGCAATGGCCACTTAATGTAGATTTTTCGAAACCAGAATTAGTTGGAATGAAAGGAACAAGAAACTTTTATTTACAGACTGATCAACAAGTAAAAATAGGACTATG GCAAATATTACCTCAGTCTTTACTAAATGATTCAATTATTACAACTGATGATGATTATGAAACTATGTTAAAAAATGCTAAACGACCAATTTTCCTTTATATGCATGGTAATAGCGGTAATAGAGCAAGCAATCATCGTTTAGAATTATATAAACTTTTCCAGAGTTTAGATTATCATGTTGTATGTTTTGATTATAGAG GTTATGGTGATAGTGAAGAAGCAGAACTTTCTGAAATAGGTGTAGTTAGTGATAGTAAATATGTACTTGAATGGttattaaaaatagtaaatgGTACAGCTCCTGTTTTTGTATGGGGACATTCATTAGGAACTGG aGTTTCAGTTCATGTATTGGCATTATTAGCAACAGAAAAAGTTCAGCCTGCAGGTTTATTCTTGGAATCACCATTTAATAATATAGCAGATGAATTAAGTGAACATCCTTTATCACAG atatttaaacatttaccATGGTTCCATTGGGTGATTGTTGAACCGTTTTATGATAATTATCTCCGTTTTGAATCTGATAAACACATAGAAAAAATCCAATGTCCTATTATGATATTGCATGCAGAAGATGATAATATTGTTCCATTTGCTTTAGGTGAAAAG TTATTTAAAGCGGCAATAAATTATCATGGAAACGACACAAATCGCGTTCAGATGACAAGGATTGATGCAACACATGGTTTTggacataaatatatatgtcgtTATAAAAACTTACCTAATATAATTAA atCATTTGTACACGAGGTACGTAAAAATCAGactgattaa